The sequence below is a genomic window from Vibrio spartinae.
GGAAAAACGCCAAGCGTGTAAAGCTTTCGTCATCTCAGAAAAACAACCATTAACCTTTCTGCTATTTTTCGCTAAGGTATAGCCCCATAAATGCACATTGTCTGCGATGAATAACCACTGATGAAAACCAACCTGATTACCCGGGAAGGCTATAATCGCCTCAAACAAGAACTCGACTTTCTCTGGCAGAAAGAGCGCCCGGAGGTCACCAAAAAAGTGACTTGGGCCGCGAGTCTGGGCGATCGTAGTGAAAATGCGGATTACCAGTATAACAAAAAGCGCCTGCGGGAAATTGACCGCCGTGTCCGTTATCTGCGTAAACGTATGGAACAAGTCAAGATCATTGATTACTCACCTCAGCAAGACGGGAAAGTCTTCTTCGGTGCGTGGGTCGAAATTGAAAATGACGAAGGAGAGACAAGGTATTTTCGCATCGTCGGCCCGGATGAGATCTATGGAGATGCGAGAAACTACATTTCTATCGATTCGCCAATGGCCCGCGCGCTCCTCAAAAAAGAACCCGATGATGAATTCACCGTTGAAACGCCTCAGGGGCCAAAAACGTGGTTCATTAACCGAATCGAATATAGACAAGACTAACGACATCGAGAGAGAAAAATACGGATGAGCCAAGCTATCTGTCATACGATTGCTTCAGAGCTGAATGTTCGCCCTGAACAAGTTATTGCCGCGGTTAACCTGATTGACGACGGCAGCACCGTCCCCTTTATTGCCCGTTACCGGAAAGAAGTCACGGGCGGACTGGACGACACCCAATTACGGACGCTGGACTCACGTCTCTCCTATCTACGGGAGATGGATGGCCGTCGTCAGACGATTTTGAAATCGATTCAAGATCAGGGAAAACTGACGCCCGAGCTGGAACAGGAAATTCTTCAGGCTGACAGTAAAACCCGTCTGGAAGATCTCTATCTTCCTTACAAACCCAAACGCCGCACCAAAGGGCAGATTGCCATTGAAGCCGGATTAGCCCCACTCGCTGATCAATTGTGGGAACAACCGCAAACCGAGCCGGAACAGGCAGCACAAGCTTATCTCAATCCTGAGCAGGGGATTGCTGACACCAAAGCCGCTTTAGATGGTGCCCGAGCCATTATCATGGAGCAAATTGCTGAAGATGCTAACCTACTGGAAAAACTGCGCCATTATCTGCTCAAACATGCAGTTCTTGTCTCGACTGTCATTGATGGAAAAGCGCAAGAAGGTGAAAAATTCAAAGATTACTTCAAGCATCAAGAGCCGATTAGTAAGGTACCTTCTCACCGTGCACTCGCGATGCTGCGAGGCCGCAACGAAGGTATTTTGTCACTGGCACTCAACGCAGATCCAGAACAAGAAGTCGGCAGTCGAGGCTCTTATTGCGAAACGTTGATCGCACAACACTACCGACTTCACCTGAGTGATGCACCGGCAGATGCATGGCGGCAACAGGTCATCAGTTGGGCATGGCGGATTAAAGTCTCCATGCATATGGAGACTGAACTGATGTCCGCGATGAAAGAGCGGGCAGAAATTGAAGCGATTGACGTCTTCGCCACCAACTTGAAAGATCTGCTGATGGCCGCGCCCGCCGGGCCACGCGCAACACTAGGGCTGGACCCCGGCTTGCGTACCGGTTGTAAAGTCGCGGTTGTCGATGCCACCGGTAAGGTACTGGCAACCGCGGTTATTTACCCACATCCACCGCAAAAACAGTATGAAAAATCCATTGAGATCATTGGCGGTCTGGTGCACAAATTCAATGTGGATTTGATTGCGATCGGCAACGGCACGGCTTCTCGTGAGACCGATCTGTTTGCCGCAGATTTAATCAAACGGGGTAATCTGAAAGCGCAAAAAATTGTTGTCAGTGAAGCGGGGGCATCGGTCTATTCTGCATCCGAACTGGCGGCAAAAGAATTTCCGGAGATGGATGTATCACTGCGTGGCGCGGTTTCGATTGCCCGGCGTTTACAGGATCCATTGGCAGAATTAGTTAAAATCGATCCGAAATCGATCGGGGTTGGTCAGTACCAGCATGATGTCAATCAGTCACTCCTTGCCAAACGTCTGGACGCCGTCGTAGAAGACTGTGTCAACGCGGTCGGTGTTGATGTGAATACCGCCTCTCCGGCGCTACTCACCCGCGTAGCCGGACTCTCGGCAACCCTGGCGGACAACATTGTGGCTTTCCGGAATGAACATGGCCGCTTTGAGAGCCGCACCACCTTGAAAAAAGTCTCTCGCCTTGGGCCAAAAGCTTTTGAGCAGTGTGCCGGTTTTTTGAGAGTGATGGACGGCAAAAACCCGCTGGATGCTTCGGCAGTCCACCCAGAGGCCTATCCGGTAGTTTCAGCGATCGCAAACAACAATCAGCAAGAGATGAAATCATTGATTGGGAATAGTGAATTTCTTAAAAGCCTGAATGCAAGAGATTACACTGACGATCACTTTGGCCTGCCGACGGTCACCGATATCATCAAAGAACTCGATAAGCCGGGACGCGATCCTCGTCCTGAATTTAAAACGGCCACGTTTGCCGACGATATTCACAAAATATCGGATCTGGAACCCGGAATGATTCTCGAAGGCGTCGTCTCCAATGTTGCTAATTTTGGTGCTTTTGTCGATATCGGCGTTCATCAAGACGGATTAGTTCATATTTCCGCGCTGACTGATCGGTTTGTGTCTGATCCGCGAGAAGTGGTCAAAACCGGTGAGATTGTCAAAGTCAAAGTCATGGAAGTTGATGTCGCAAGGAAGAGAATTGGCCTCTCGATGCGTCTGTCTGATGAACCGGGTCAAGCGCATCGTCCCACAGCACGTAACCAGACTTCACGTCCGGCTCAAAAAAAACCTCACCGTGATGCGACTGCCACTAATAATGCCATGGGGGGTGCATTTGCCGAAGCCTTTGCGAAAGCGAAAAAGTAATTCATTCGCTCCCACCGGGAATAATGGTTTACTGAGGCTCAGCTCAATCCTGCCATAAAAAAAACCCTCACTTCAGCTGAAGTGAGGGAATTCCATAGCAGCAATATGCTTTCCTCGGTAACGATGAGGTTTACAATATTGCGATGACCTCCGAAGGTGTGTTTGGTGCGATGGCGTGTCCATAATGATATTTTATGACCGTTCGCCTTCGCGCCATTTGTCCTTCGGTTATCGCTGCATCAATGATGTGTTTCGGTAACCGGAACCGTATTGTATAACCTTTGCCCTGATCTTGACTGTAGGTCGATAAAGCTAACAATTTGAAAAGCCGCTCAAGTTCACTTGGTGCTTCTTCCTCATGGGAAGAGACAATGTCCTGTTCCTGCTCAGAATCAATCTCATACTGAGGATGATCTGCTGCATCCCAAGACGCTCGCTTGCGCTGTTTATCATCGGATTTCAACCGCCGCTCTGCGTTGGTTTTTTCCAGTTGTACAGTAGGTACGATAGGCGCTCTGACACGATTATCATGCTCTGCCTGTTCCGTCGGCACATTCACCGATGGGGCGATAAGTGGCACACTGATATTATTTGGTGACACAATCATTGCCGAAACCTCCTTCAGCATCGCCCAGCCCATTCAATGTCCAAGCACTGATGAGTTAGAATCTATATCGACCCAACCGTTCAAATATTTAACAAAAAAAGCTGATATTTTGAACAATATGACAAAAAACTGACAATCGTCAAACATCAACTACTGTGCGAACCCACGGATCTGCTGACAAAACAGTTCAGTTTCGGTCATAAATGGTGCATGAGATGACTGAGTAAAAATATAACAATGGCTATCCGGTGCCATTTTGTCCAATTGCGCAGCAATCTGCACGGGGACTAAACCATCAAGCCGACCGTAAAGACGCAACATCGGTACCGAAATCTGAGTCAGATGATCACGAAAATCAATATTCGCGAGCATGTTTAATCCCGCCATCAAAGCTTGCGGCTGTGGTGCCGGACGAGAAAAAACCATCTGTTTTAATTGTTTCACATCTTGTCGGGCTGTCGGGCTGCCCATCGCTTGAAGCGCCATAAAACGCTCAATGGTCAACTGAAAATCATCGACCAGTTGCGCCGTAAATGCTGACAAAACCTGTGGCTGAATACCTTTCCACCCCTTTTCAGCAGCAAACTTAGGAGAACTGGCTACAGTGATCAGCTGACTGACATAATCAGCGTGATGCAACGCCATATGCGTCGCGACCAGTCCCCCGAGTGACCAACCGACCCAGACGGCATCTTTGGGAGCTTGCCGGATCAAGAGTTGGGCAATCTCTTCCAAAGTCTCCGCATGGATGTCTGCACTATGTCCATATCCCGGTAAATCAACCACATGCACCCGAAAGCTCTGTTTAAGCATTTCAACGGTATTATGCCAAACGCCCCCGTTCATCCCCCAGCCATGGACCAATACGAGATCTTTGCCACAACCTTCCACCTGCCAATACAAAGATGCCACCATGTTCACGTTATCTCCTACAAAACTCATACTTTCACTGCCTTGATCGCCAATACAATATAACGTCTTCCTTCATCACCGGAGAAGTACCACATGTTATTGCAACGCATTCAACACGCTGTCCGTCACCGTACCCCCCGATTATGCGCGCTCTGTGAGTTACCATTAACTGCTTGGGACCATCACTGGTGTGCCAGCTGCCTGACATACTTTCAATCAACACCCCGTTGTACACGATGCGGTTTATCGATGCCATTCCCAACGGACCGATGCGGCACTTGCCTTCAGTCCCCGCCACTGTGGAACGCGCTCTATTGCCTTGGTGATTATGCCTACCCATTGGCACCCATGATTCACCAAATCAAATACGGACGCCAGTTCTGGCTTATACCGTCTCTCGCTGCGCTTTTGGCGCAGGTCATCCCTTCCCCTGCACCATTGCTACTGCCGGTTCCCCTACACTGGCGACGTTATCTTTATCGCGGGTTCAATCAGAGTGACTTACTGGCACACCATCTCAGTCAAGCGCTGTCAGTGAGCTATCAAACCAAACTGTTACAACGAATTCGTTCAACGCCACCGCAAGAAGGTCTGCATAAAAATGAAAGAGAACAGAATCTGAGAAAAGCGTTTATGTTACGCAACCGCCCCTCAGCCAAACATATTGCGATCGTTGATGATGTGGTGACAACAGGTAGTACCATCAGTCAATTATGCCAATTATTACTTGAAGTCGGCGTCGAATACATTGATATTTATTGCTTATGCAGAACTCCTGAATATCACAACCAATAATTACCGTAAAAAGGATTGGATCTCTGATTTCTCAGGAGTAAAATGGTGAATTAATAGCCTACAAAATTACTCAGGTATTCGTCGTGTCAAATTCTATTACTATTACTGAATCCGCTCAGGAACATTTCGCAAAACTTCTCGAACAACAGCCGGAAGGAACCAATATTCGGGTCTTTGTTGTCAATCCAGGTACTCAGAACGCTGAGTGTGGTGTCTCTTACTGTCCGCCTGAAGCGATAGAAAGTGCTGATACTACAATCCCGTTTCAGGCGTTCTCTGCTTACGTTGATGAATTGAGCCTTCCCTTTCTCGAAGATGCTGTGATCGACTATGTGACCGATAAAATGGGTGCTCAGCTCACGCTCAAAGCACCCAATGCAAAAATGCGTAAAGTTGCGGATGATGCGCCGCTGCTTG
It includes:
- a CDS encoding Tex family protein, translating into MSQAICHTIASELNVRPEQVIAAVNLIDDGSTVPFIARYRKEVTGGLDDTQLRTLDSRLSYLREMDGRRQTILKSIQDQGKLTPELEQEILQADSKTRLEDLYLPYKPKRRTKGQIAIEAGLAPLADQLWEQPQTEPEQAAQAYLNPEQGIADTKAALDGARAIIMEQIAEDANLLEKLRHYLLKHAVLVSTVIDGKAQEGEKFKDYFKHQEPISKVPSHRALAMLRGRNEGILSLALNADPEQEVGSRGSYCETLIAQHYRLHLSDAPADAWRQQVISWAWRIKVSMHMETELMSAMKERAEIEAIDVFATNLKDLLMAAPAGPRATLGLDPGLRTGCKVAVVDATGKVLATAVIYPHPPQKQYEKSIEIIGGLVHKFNVDLIAIGNGTASRETDLFAADLIKRGNLKAQKIVVSEAGASVYSASELAAKEFPEMDVSLRGAVSIARRLQDPLAELVKIDPKSIGVGQYQHDVNQSLLAKRLDAVVEDCVNAVGVDVNTASPALLTRVAGLSATLADNIVAFRNEHGRFESRTTLKKVSRLGPKAFEQCAGFLRVMDGKNPLDASAVHPEAYPVVSAIANNNQQEMKSLIGNSEFLKSLNARDYTDDHFGLPTVTDIIKELDKPGRDPRPEFKTATFADDIHKISDLEPGMILEGVVSNVANFGAFVDIGVHQDGLVHISALTDRFVSDPREVVKTGEIVKVKVMEVDVARKRIGLSMRLSDEPGQAHRPTARNQTSRPAQKKPHRDATATNNAMGGAFAEAFAKAKK
- the bioH gene encoding pimeloyl-ACP methyl ester esterase BioH, giving the protein MVASLYWQVEGCGKDLVLVHGWGMNGGVWHNTVEMLKQSFRVHVVDLPGYGHSADIHAETLEEIAQLLIRQAPKDAVWVGWSLGGLVATHMALHHADYVSQLITVASSPKFAAEKGWKGIQPQVLSAFTAQLVDDFQLTIERFMALQAMGSPTARQDVKQLKQMVFSRPAPQPQALMAGLNMLANIDFRDHLTQISVPMLRLYGRLDGLVPVQIAAQLDKMAPDSHCYIFTQSSHAPFMTETELFCQQIRGFAQ
- a CDS encoding ATP-dependent Lon protease, which gives rise to MIVSPNNISVPLIAPSVNVPTEQAEHDNRVRAPIVPTVQLEKTNAERRLKSDDKQRKRASWDAADHPQYEIDSEQEQDIVSSHEEEAPSELERLFKLLALSTYSQDQGKGYTIRFRLPKHIIDAAITEGQMARRRTVIKYHYGHAIAPNTPSEVIAIL
- a CDS encoding phosphoribosyltransferase family protein; the protein is MLLQRIQHAVRHRTPRLCALCELPLTAWDHHWCASCLTYFQSTPRCTRCGLSMPFPTDRCGTCLQSPPLWNALYCLGDYAYPLAPMIHQIKYGRQFWLIPSLAALLAQVIPSPAPLLLPVPLHWRRYLYRGFNQSDLLAHHLSQALSVSYQTKLLQRIRSTPPQEGLHKNEREQNLRKAFMLRNRPSAKHIAIVDDVVTTGSTISQLCQLLLEVGVEYIDIYCLCRTPEYHNQ
- the nfuA gene encoding Fe-S biogenesis protein NfuA; this translates as MSNSITITESAQEHFAKLLEQQPEGTNIRVFVVNPGTQNAECGVSYCPPEAIESADTTIPFQAFSAYVDELSLPFLEDAVIDYVTDKMGAQLTLKAPNAKMRKVADDAPLLERVEYAIQTQVNPQLASHGGHIQLLEITDDGVAIIQFGGGCNGCSMVDVTLKDGIEKELLEQFSGELNAVRDLTEHDHGEHSYY
- the greB gene encoding transcription elongation factor GreB; amino-acid sequence: MKTNLITREGYNRLKQELDFLWQKERPEVTKKVTWAASLGDRSENADYQYNKKRLREIDRRVRYLRKRMEQVKIIDYSPQQDGKVFFGAWVEIENDEGETRYFRIVGPDEIYGDARNYISIDSPMARALLKKEPDDEFTVETPQGPKTWFINRIEYRQD